The Mytilus trossulus isolate FHL-02 chromosome 13, PNRI_Mtr1.1.1.hap1, whole genome shotgun sequence genome has a segment encoding these proteins:
- the LOC134694844 gene encoding caspase-3-like isoform X1 — protein sequence MACASDESMRLIDICKELDSHDVASLKYLCQDDIDTKRLEISHETTEIFLQLSQKEALVEYVGHRLYLMDRPSLVKMLGLDLEAVKSAVEDVTTSKISQYRKALFNIAQDLSMEDVMAMIQKSRDCLTNFSPAVRQIEKIGKSGKIFEFLNIIQEKKHITSNNVSFLYQLLYDINRGDLVQLLDPIKGYDLNGFYPFDQRNPGKCIIINNCKFENDLLERKGSDIDADELLNTFRQLHYQIERHEDLTSHQILEVADTLSQQDHSRYSSVVICILSHGGLRSVYGVDGFPVPVRNLTEKFTGSNCKSLAGKPKLFFVQACQGSKEQIVKRREGTRPVARARNDVIRVETDEDETVEDVIPDEGDFLLAFSTAPGCSSYRDPEKGSYFIQTLCEQIQNDCMRNHLLDILTDVKKRVSKFKILIEEDQTVKTIPSHYSTLTHKLHFFPENTR from the exons ATGGCCTGTGCAAGCGATGAATCGATGCGGTTAATAGATATATGTAAAGAGCTGGATAGTCATGATGTTGCATCgttaaaatatttatgtcaaGATGACATTGACACGAAAAGGTTAGAAATAAGCCACGAAACAACGGAAATATTCCTGCAACTTTCTCAAAAGGAGGCTCTAGTTGAATATGTCGGTCATCGCTTGTATCTAATGGATAGACCTAGCTTAGTAAAAATGCTTGGGCTAGATCTAGAAGCAGTGAAGAGTGCCGTTGAAGATGTCACCACTAGCAAGATATCACAATACAG GAAAGCGCTATTCAACATTGCACAAGATTTGTCAATGGAAGATGTTATGGCAATGATACAGAAATCAAGAGACTGTTTGACGAATTTTTCCCCCGCAGTTCGTCAAATAGAAAAGATAGGGAAAAGCgggaaaatatttgaattccTTAACATCATTCAAGAGAAAAAACATATTACATCAAACAACGTTTCATTTTTGTACCAATTATTATACGACATTAACCGGGGAGATTTGGTACAATTATTGGACCCAATTAAAG GTTATGATTTGAATGGCTTTTACCCTTTTGACCAACGTAACCCAG gaaaatgtATAATAATCAACAATTGCAAGTTTGAGAACGATCTTTTAGAGAGAAAAGGTTCCGACATTGATGCTG ATGAACTCTTGAACACTTTTAGACAGTTACATTACCAAATAGAGAGACATGAAGATCTAACATCTCATCAGATACTCGAAGTTGCTGACACCTTATCACAGCAAGATCACAGTAGATACAGCTCTGTGGTAATATGTATTCTTTCCCATGGAGGTCTCCGGTCGGTCTATGGTGTTGATGGATTCCCAGTGCCAGTAAGAAATCTTACTGAAAAGTTTACCGGGTCAAATTGTAAAAGTTTAGCTGGAAAACCAAAACTGTTCTTTGTGCAAGCTTGTCAAGGAAGCAAGGAGCAAATTGTTAAAC GCAGGGAAGGTACAAGACCGGTAGCAAGAGCCCGAAATGATGTCATACGTGTGGAAACAGACGAAGATGAAACTGTTGAAGATGTCATTCCTGACGAAGGCGATTTCTTATTAGCGTTTTCCACAGCGCCAGGGTGTTCTTCATACAGAGATCCCGAAAAAGGGTCGTATTTTATTCAGACGCTATGTGAACAAATACAAAACGATTGTATGAG GAACCATTTGCTCGATATACTAACAGATGTCAAAAAGAGAGTAAGCAAATTCAAAATACTCATTGAAGAAGACCAGACAGTGAAAACTATACCTTCTCATTATTCGACTCTCACACATAAACTTCATTTCTTTCCAGAGAATACACGATAG
- the LOC134694844 gene encoding caspase-3-like isoform X2, producing the protein MSPLARYHNTGYDLNGFYPFDQRNPGKCIIINNCKFENDLLERKGSDIDADELLNTFRQLHYQIERHEDLTSHQILEVADTLSQQDHSRYSSVVICILSHGGLRSVYGVDGFPVPVRNLTEKFTGSNCKSLAGKPKLFFVQACQGSKEQIVKRREGTRPVARARNDVIRVETDEDETVEDVIPDEGDFLLAFSTAPGCSSYRDPEKGSYFIQTLCEQIQNDCMRNHLLDILTDVKKRVSKFKILIEEDQTVKTIPSHYSTLTHKLHFFPENTR; encoded by the exons ATGTCACCACTAGCAAGATATCACAATACAG GTTATGATTTGAATGGCTTTTACCCTTTTGACCAACGTAACCCAG gaaaatgtATAATAATCAACAATTGCAAGTTTGAGAACGATCTTTTAGAGAGAAAAGGTTCCGACATTGATGCTG ATGAACTCTTGAACACTTTTAGACAGTTACATTACCAAATAGAGAGACATGAAGATCTAACATCTCATCAGATACTCGAAGTTGCTGACACCTTATCACAGCAAGATCACAGTAGATACAGCTCTGTGGTAATATGTATTCTTTCCCATGGAGGTCTCCGGTCGGTCTATGGTGTTGATGGATTCCCAGTGCCAGTAAGAAATCTTACTGAAAAGTTTACCGGGTCAAATTGTAAAAGTTTAGCTGGAAAACCAAAACTGTTCTTTGTGCAAGCTTGTCAAGGAAGCAAGGAGCAAATTGTTAAAC GCAGGGAAGGTACAAGACCGGTAGCAAGAGCCCGAAATGATGTCATACGTGTGGAAACAGACGAAGATGAAACTGTTGAAGATGTCATTCCTGACGAAGGCGATTTCTTATTAGCGTTTTCCACAGCGCCAGGGTGTTCTTCATACAGAGATCCCGAAAAAGGGTCGTATTTTATTCAGACGCTATGTGAACAAATACAAAACGATTGTATGAG GAACCATTTGCTCGATATACTAACAGATGTCAAAAAGAGAGTAAGCAAATTCAAAATACTCATTGAAGAAGACCAGACAGTGAAAACTATACCTTCTCATTATTCGACTCTCACACATAAACTTCATTTCTTTCCAGAGAATACACGATAG